The window GCATCCTGCCGATCGAGGAATGGCCGCATTTCGCCTTCCGCCGCCGGGCCAACCGGATCCGCGGCCACCGCTGGCACATCCTCCAGGACAAGCAGCACTCGACGCGGGCGGTCCTGGACCGGCTGAAGGCGGACGGCCCCCTGACCTCCACCGAGCTGGGCGGCGCCAAGAACGGCGGCGAGTGGTTCGAATGGTCCGAGACCAAGATCGCGGTGGAGTGGCTCCTCGACACCGGCGAGGTGGTGTGCAGCGAACGCCGCAGCTGGAAGCGGGTCTACGACCTCCCCGAGCGGGCCGTGCCCGACGCGCTGCTCCACGACGACCTCGACGACCGCGAGTGCCTCCGGCGCCTGGTGGCCCTGGCCGGCCGCTCCCTGGGCGTCGGCACCCGCGCCGACATCGCGGACTACCACCGCCTCAAGGGCGAGCAGTTCGACGCGGTGGTCGCGGACTCCGGGCTGGTCCCGGTGGAGGTGGAGGGCTGGTCCAAGCCCGCGTGGGCGGACCCGGCGGCGCTCGCGCAGGCTCCCAGGGGCCGCCACCGCACGACGCTGCTGTCGCCCTTCGACTCCCTGGTCTGGGACCGTCCCCGGACGGAGCGGATCTTCGGTTTCACGCACCGCCTGGAGGCATACGTCCCCAAGCCGAAGCGGATACACGGGTACTTCGCGATGCCGCTGCTGGCGGGCGGCCGGCTCCAGGGCCGCGTCGACCCCGCCCGCGAGGGCCGCACGCTGGTCGCCCGGCAGCTCTCCCTGACCTCCCCGAAGGCCGCCGGCCCGATGGCGCAGGCCCTGCGGGAGGCGGCGGAGTGGGTCGGCTGCGAGGACGTACGGGTCGAGCGCGCGAGCTCGCCCGCGGAAGCGGCGGCCGTCACGGCGGAACTGGCCGCGCTCTGAGCCCCGGGGGTGTCCTGCCGGTCGGGCCGGACACCCTCAGTCCGTCTCAGCGGATTTCGAGGATCTTCTCCCGCATCGCGTAGACCACGGCCTCCATCCTGGAGTGCAGCTGCAGCTTCTCCAGAATGTTGCGGACGTGGTTCTTCACGGTGTTCTCGGAAATGAACAACTCCTTCGCGATGTCGCGGTTGTTCATACCGGTGGCCACCAGTTTCAGGACTTCGAGTTCACGGTCCGTCAGCCTCGGCGCGGGCACCAGCCGCCGCTCGTCGGTGCGCTGGATCATCGACTTGAACTCGGTGAGCAGCTTCGACGCCATCGACGGGCTGATCTGCGACTGGCCGTCCGCCACCGCCCGGATCGCCGTGGCCACCTCGTCCGTCGAGATCTCCTTCAGGAGGTACCCGGTCGCGCCCGCCTTGATCGCGTCGTAGAGGTCCGCCTCCTCGTCGCTGATCGTCAGCATGATGATCTTCGCCGAGGGGGCCACCTCCTTGATCGAGGTGCACGCCTCGATCCCGCCGCGCCGGGGCATCCGCACGTCCATCAGCACGATGTCCGGAAGCAGATCGGCCGCCTTGTCCACGGCCTCC is drawn from Streptomyces sp. NBC_01232 and contains these coding sequences:
- a CDS encoding response regulator transcription factor — encoded protein: MADSFGPVRGDDGVAGCREADPAAEPAGEPIRVLVVDDHALFRRGLEIVLAQEEDIQVVGEAGDGAEAVDKAADLLPDIVLMDVRMPRRGGIEACTSIKEVAPSAKIIMLTISDEEADLYDAIKAGATGYLLKEISTDEVATAIRAVADGQSQISPSMASKLLTEFKSMIQRTDERRLVPAPRLTDRELEVLKLVATGMNNRDIAKELFISENTVKNHVRNILEKLQLHSRMEAVVYAMREKILEIR
- a CDS encoding winged helix-turn-helix domain-containing protein — encoded protein: MTSLSLSADEARRIALRAQGFLGAPDRRGGVRGVLRNLGAVQLDTISVLARSHELIPYARLGAVGRDTVEKAYWSDRHAFEYWSHAACILPIEEWPHFAFRRRANRIRGHRWHILQDKQHSTRAVLDRLKADGPLTSTELGGAKNGGEWFEWSETKIAVEWLLDTGEVVCSERRSWKRVYDLPERAVPDALLHDDLDDRECLRRLVALAGRSLGVGTRADIADYHRLKGEQFDAVVADSGLVPVEVEGWSKPAWADPAALAQAPRGRHRTTLLSPFDSLVWDRPRTERIFGFTHRLEAYVPKPKRIHGYFAMPLLAGGRLQGRVDPAREGRTLVARQLSLTSPKAAGPMAQALREAAEWVGCEDVRVERASSPAEAAAVTAELAAL